The sequence TTGAGGCCCACCTCCAGGCATCGCTCAACAAGAGGCTCTgatctctgcctgctccttcatctGAGTTCATCAAGTCGCTCTGGATACAAGCGTCTCCTAAATGACTTAATGCTAAGGACTCAACAAATGCAGCCGGGTTCTCATGTCCAGGAAAACAGATCTTAAAAACGTGTTGCGACGTATGGAAACAACTGGTGGTACTTTGGTAGCTCGAACACGCGTAGGTCGGAGGTGACGCGTTTCCCATTCCGACTTTCCAACTTACAACCCTTAATGAACGCATCTTAACACCAtagtgtttgtgatgttctctATGTAGTAAACGAGTCATGATGTGACGGTATCGGATCGACGCATAGGCCCGACACCCGATATTGCATTTTAGGCAGTTTCTGCGGAATTTCGGATACTGGTATCGATATCGGAAAACAACTCTAGCTGGGACTCCCAAAGACCCCAGGCACTAGACCAGcccccccttgcccccccccccacacacacacacacatggatcctCCGCCCGTGGGGCACCGGGCGGGGGGTCCTGGTGTCTGCGGGGGTCTCTAAGCCCCCTGTGCTCCCCAGATGtggggcaggtggaggaggatgtgtGCCAGGGGCTGCTGGACACGGTGGAGCAGAGGAACATGATGGAGCAGGAGCTGGGGCTGGTGACGGAGCAGCTGGAGCAATGCATGGCCAAGGAACAGTTCTCAGAGTCAGAGCTCCAGTATCctttcattctgtgtgtgtagtgtttatattattgtgtagtgtgtgtgtgatatgtcaAGCGTTTGTATCTATAGTgatatgagtgagtgtgtgtggtctgagtatactgtgtgtggtgttgtgtcatgatattgtgtgtgtgtgtgtggagggaaaATGAGTCTAAAAACTTTATGAAAAATATTCATCAAGTGTAACAGATCTGTAGTGCCCGGTTTGAAGACATGACCAGCCCTCAGCACATCCCTCTCAACCCTGGTGCAATGCTAGCCTGGTTTAACCCTGTTTCATTAGTTGTGGGTTTGTCAGCCTATTTGTAGTCCTTAACCGTTCCCCTCAGGTTCCTGCAGAGGGAGCTAGAGAGCTTGAAGAGCAGTCAGCaggagctgctggagctgcAGCAGGAAGTGGACGAGGACACCACTGAGGTCATCCCCTCCGCCGTGTAGGTCTCCCAGCAGCACTCGACGCTAGGAAACATAATTAACCAGATGAGGTGGACCTGGGTTATAATGATTCACCTCTATTGAATTTGATTTCATGAGGCTAGTTGGCCTGGTCCTACTTTAGTTAAGCAGCTGAAGATCACCAACTCAATGGAGAATAAGGAACCCAGGACTCCAAAGTAAcgcaaggggggggggttacgttTGTATCACCCCTGGATGCAGCAATGCATTTTGTAGTCAAAAACCAGGGAAAGATGGTCCTCTCATGCTTTGAGTGGTCCCTCTTTGTTGGACAGCCGCACTGAAAGCAGAGAATCCTCTGGTTAACCACGATTCAAGGGTTTGTGAGGAGCACTTGGTAAACCATGATTGTGTGGAGGAGAGGGTTCTTAATCATGCAGACCAAGCATGATTAAGCATGGAATTATTATTAGTATGGAATATCACAGATTACATTGACAAAGCAGTTTTAAAAGTATCTACACAATCTATTCTGTTGATTACCATTAACCTAGAGCTGTAGCAATATTAAGTCCTTAATAAAGAGCTGATCGACCCTCCAGCGTATGGGTCTTCATAATGGGTCGACTCCCTTGGTTAATGGGTTCTTATTAAGAGCCATGTCTGCTCTCATGCAAAATGTCTCCTTTCTCCATCACCTCTATGTATCTCCAAACTGGTGGGAGTTGCTTTCTCTGTGTTTATGTCTCTTTTATTGAGGGATATCAATGTCAGAGGAATGTCCTCCAGGGCTCTGGGTGAGGTGTTATCTCCACGACTGTGATGCTTTCAGGACCTCGGTTTAAATAAAGCTCACACTGTAGGCTCAGTTTCTTATTTGAATCCACGTTTTTGATGTGTCTGACTATCGTTCCGACTGCACCCGACTCCTAAAATCACAGCGGCTCACAGGGGAAATATTTTccttgcaaccccccccccccccttacagcACGGGGACTCAAAGCAAACGCGTTCCCTGCATGCAGCAGTGAAACGCAGTGAACCCAGTCAAGGGAGAACGAGGCCACTGAATTAAAACCGGATTGATTTGCATCCAGATTAGTCACGGCCCTTTTACCGTAGTCAAATCGAAGATGCGAGATTCAAATGTGGCATATCAAGAATCAAGAATCATATCAGAATTGAATATTTTTCGCTGGGACCAGCCCGCTTGACTCGATGATCatcacgcgcacgcgcacactcacacacacacacacacactctcacactcctcGGTGTAATGAgtcttctttcctctcctcagaTACCTGTCCCAGCTGTACCACAAGGTGACCCGGATCAAGTGGGAGcaccaggaccccccccacctgcTGAGAGGAGGTAGGCTCCTCGTTACACCGTCGCTTACCATCTGCAcgcagggcatttagcagacgctttcatccaaagcgacttacagtaagtacatttgtccgaaGAAGGCGAAACAACActatatctctgtgggtacagtaaggatgttcatagagcaAAGTGCCAAGCATTAACTATCACTAGGTTAAaccattccccgtatgcaacagatagctagggtaagatgctacacaatgggAGTATAACATACAATAAGAGCCTAGAGGGGGGAGCGGGGGTGCCTCTGCAGATTCTCGGTTGCCCTTCAACATCGCTTCCCCTCGGCAGCGCGGAGCTCGTCTGAATATTGTGGTCACAATAACGCTTGTGGTCGCTGGTTTCCTCGCAGTGCACTACGGAGCTGAGCTGGCCACGCCCATCCTCATCGACACGACGACGTGCTCGCCATGTGACGTCAGCAACCAGCTGTGGGGCCTGGTGTCCACTGAGTGGTAGAGGATGgacaccccccaacacaacgttttgtgtgcctgtgtatgttctTGTGTTTTGTATATGGTCTTGTCTCTTGTGTCTTGTGTTTATGGTGCGTCTTGtaaaataaagtattttattcCGAAAGCTTTATGTGTTGGCCGATTCTTGAACACAGATAGTGATACTTTTGAAGTTCTTGTTGGACTTTTGAAGTCCAATAACTGATCTCATGGGTGGCTTATGGCTCAGGAGGCGgagcaggttgctagttcgatctccTAGCTCaagtgagtgtcgaggtgtccctgagcaagacgcctcaccctgactgctcccgacgagctggctgtcgccttgcgtggctgacaacgccgtcggtgtgtgaccatgtgcatgaatgggtgaatgtgtggcagtattgtaaagcgctttgaacggccactggttagaaaagctctATAAATTCACCATCTCTCTCACAGGTGTACACTCATGAATTACATAGTGCAAGCTGTTGCTACAGTGTTTTACTCTGTAAATAGTCAAAGGCAACACCTATTGTGTATGTTTCGATTGATGTAACGTTGTGGCCAATTGCAGCACAGAGATGCAGATTGATGCGGAGCCTCGCGTGCCTACCGAGTATGCGGAGTCTTGTTTGCTCATCTCAGGACTTGGCATTTACAGCCATGAGAACGGCAACTGTACGCCTCCTGTGGTTTCATGGTGGAGGGGGCATGTGGTAGTTCACATCTTGACTCGACGCTTTTACCCTCAGTCGGTTGCGTGGGGGGGGCTCAACGCGTTGAGAGAGCTGCGATTGAAAGGAAGGAAAACCACATTCTGCATAATTTCTTAAATCTCAGGTCTTGTTGAATTTGGCGACTTCAATTTGAAACGCAAACTGTTcttatgctatatatatatatgctgtgtacagtatatatatatatatatatatatatgtgtgtatatgtacagtatatatatatgagtgtgtatatgtacagtgtatatatatatatatatgtatatgtatatatgtgtgtatatatatgtatatgtatgtatatatatgtatatgtatgtatatatatgtatatatgtatgtatatataatgcatttcgTCTTCGATCTGACACGACTTCGACACTAAAAGGGCCGTGACTAATCTGGATTAAACTATATCAATCCGGTTTTAATACAGTAAACGGCTTCAGTCTCACTTCTGAATTCACATCGTTGTTTCTTCAAAACATGGCTCTGAATATGTGACGCCTTCTTAACCCATTTGCCGAGGCTATAATGGCTTTATAATAATAGCTCTGCAATTGATTTAATCTCTTAATAACACCTTGTGAAGGAGAGTGTATTGTCCCGTTCATGCTCAGGTCTGTCTCCTTGTGTAGGCGGGAAGCAAACCCTGAAGATTAAGAGGGTGAGACTGAGATGAAAGGTTTATTATGAAACTGGAAATAATTTTGTTTTCAATTGATGCGCCTTTGAACTAATTTTCCATTTCGTTATTTGttaacatatttttatgtacaatataaatatgtggtacaatattttatttactttataatAATTGCATGAATTGATCATTGAAAATGCACTTATTATTCCATGTCATTTTTGTAAAGTACAACTTAAATTAAATAtagtatatttatattataaataaacatattgtacttaaatatattttttctattttaaacCTTTTGTttcctaaattaaattattattctgAATTATATAATTCCGTCTTTTTAACAATTCAAATTGTTATCTTAAagcaaaatgtatttatttattagtgtTCCTTAACCTTATGTGTTATGCCCAGAGAGCTCTAGGTTAAAACCCTAGCATTTACACAAATAGTTAATTACACATTCTCCTTAtttattgtacattatttttttcCTGGTTTTATTCAGAAAGAACCCATTTATTTAATCCAGGTCTTTGAGACTGTTGTTTGCTTTGGATTGAAtgttgaaaaatgaaaaaatgcataaataaactaaacaaaTAAATCAC comes from Gadus macrocephalus chromosome 2, ASM3116895v1 and encodes:
- the spc24 gene encoding kinetochore protein Spc24 produces the protein MAQAHNFFELEETTGSLVGLFNSSKAENQLQLIKNQTLAFHERHVETSHLLLQILRDVGQVEEDVCQGLLDTVEQRNMMEQELGLVTEQLEQCMAKEQFSESELQFLQRELESLKSSQQELLELQQEVDEDTTEVIPSAVYLSQLYHKVTRIKWEHQDPPHLLRGVHYGAELATPILIDTTTCSPCDVSNQLWGLVSTEW